The following is a genomic window from Gemmatimonas sp..
ACGGACTGCACCTCTGGTCGAGCCGCGACATCGTGCTCGAAGACAACGTGATCCGCGGTCACCGCGATGGGATCTATTTCGAGTTCGTGACCAATAGCCGCGTGCGCCGCAACCTGAGCACGGGCAGTCATCGCTACGGGCTGCACTTCATGTTCTCCGACTCGTGCCGTTACGAAGACAACACGTTCCGTGCCAATGAGTCCGGCGTCGCCGTGATGTACTCGAAGCGTGTGCAGATCACCGGCAACACCTTCGAACGCAATCGCGGCAGCGCCGCCTACGGACTGTTGCTCAAGGAAATCACTGACAGCGAAGTCCGCGGCAACCGGTTCATCGAGAATTCGATCGCGCTGCATCTCGAAGGCGCGAGCCGGAACGCGGTGATTGACAACGACTTCGTGCGCAACGGCTGGGCGGTACGGGTGCTGGCGGATGCCCAGGACAATGTGCTGCGCGGCAATGCGTTTTCGGGGAACGTCTTCGACGTTGGCACCAACAGCCGGCGCAACTACAGCACATTCACCGGCAACTGGTGGGATCGGTACGCCGGCTATGACCTCGATCACGACGGCCGCGGCGATGTGACGCACGCGCCGGTTCGCCTCTTTGCCTTGCTGGTCGAACAGTCACCGGCCGCGCTGGTACTCACCAGGAGCTTGCTGGTCGATCTGCTGGACATCGCGGAGCGCGTCGTACCAGCGCTCACGCCGGAAACACTGCGCGACGCGTCGCCGCTCATGCGTACTCCCCGGAAACTACCATGACCACTGCGCTCCTGAGGCGCCCCGCCTGCGAGGTCCGTACGACGACAACGCCGATCATCCCGCTGCACCGTCCGGCTTCGTCGCTGGTCGAGATCCGGAGTCTGGTGAAGTCCTTTGGCCGTCGCCGAGTGCTCGATGGCGTGAATCTCGACATTGCCCGCGGCGCCGTCACCGCCATCATCGGACCGAACGGCGCCGGCAAGACGACACTGAACAAAGTCCTGCTCGGTCTCGTGCACGCCGACTCCGGCAGTATCTCGTTTGATGGCGTCGATGTCGCGGGCCAGATCGCGTATCGCGCGCGCATCGGGTACATGCCGCAGGCCGCGCGGTTCCCCGAGAGTTACACCGGTCAGGATGTGCTCGACTTACTACGTGACTTGCGCGGCGAGACGACCCCACGCGATGTCTCGCTCATCGAGCGTCTCGGGGTCGACGCCTTTCTCACGCAACCCGTACGTACTCTCTCCGGCGGACAACGGCAGCGGCTGAATGCGGTAGCGGCGTTTCTCTTTGCGCCCGATCTCCTGCTGCTCGACGAGCCCACCGCGGGTCTCGATCCGATTGCCAGTGGCATCCTCAAGGAGAAGATCCGTGCGGTTCGCGACGAAGGACGGGCGGTCATCATCACGTCGCACATCCTGAGCGAGCTACAGGAGTTCAGCGACACGGTGGTGTTCCTGCATGAGGGACGCGTGCGCTGGGCGGGCCCGCTCACGGCGCTGCTGCACACCACGCAGGCGGACTCGCTCGAGCGTGCCATCGCGCACCTGATGCAGTCGGAGTACACGACCGTCGGAGCCCACGCATGAGCGCGGCATCGCGGTCCACCATCGCCACCGTGCTGCGGCACGAAGCGCGCGCCGTCCTCAAGAATCGCGGCGTGCTGCTGTTCGGCGGCGGCATTCTGCTGCTCACCGAATGCATGCTGCGTCTCACCGGCAGCGGGCCACGCGCGCTGTCGTCGCTGCTCGGTCTGGTGTTGCTGGTCGTGCCATTGGTCACGATGCTGTTCGGCGTGATCAC
Proteins encoded in this region:
- a CDS encoding nitrous oxide reductase family maturation protein NosD; translated protein: MIVSLALFATLAITRADTVFVSSQRATTATASGTTVRTVTEAIRVVSRNGVVRVRAGVYIEPTLVIRQPLTLEGERGAILDGGGVREILVVGADSVTVRGMTFRNTGSSQATDRAALRVVEAAGCLIEGNTFTNTLFGIYLQRASACLVRRNVLDGMAGSQTVTGNGLHLWSSRDIVLEDNVIRGHRDGIYFEFVTNSRVRRNLSTGSHRYGLHFMFSDSCRYEDNTFRANESGVAVMYSKRVQITGNTFERNRGSAAYGLLLKEITDSEVRGNRFIENSIALHLEGASRNAVIDNDFVRNGWAVRVLADAQDNVLRGNAFSGNVFDVGTNSRRNYSTFTGNWWDRYAGYDLDHDGRGDVTHAPVRLFALLVEQSPAALVLTRSLLVDLLDIAERVVPALTPETLRDASPLMRTPRKLP
- a CDS encoding ABC transporter ATP-binding protein translates to MTTALLRRPACEVRTTTTPIIPLHRPASSLVEIRSLVKSFGRRRVLDGVNLDIARGAVTAIIGPNGAGKTTLNKVLLGLVHADSGSISFDGVDVAGQIAYRARIGYMPQAARFPESYTGQDVLDLLRDLRGETTPRDVSLIERLGVDAFLTQPVRTLSGGQRQRLNAVAAFLFAPDLLLLDEPTAGLDPIASGILKEKIRAVRDEGRAVIITSHILSELQEFSDTVVFLHEGRVRWAGPLTALLHTTQADSLERAIAHLMQSEYTTVGAHA